The Halomonas elongata DSM 2581 DNA segment CGGCGCGTGGATATCGCGATCGTCGGCGGCGGCCTGGTCGGTGCCAGCCTGGGGGCGGCGCTGGCGCCATTGATGCGTGACCGGGCGCTGTCCGTGGCGGTGATCGAAGCCGCGTCCGTGTCCGATGGCCTGGATGCCCCCTGGCAGCCGAGCTTCGATGCCCGGGCCAGCGCGATCTCTCGGGGAACGGCGAATCATTTCGACAGCCTGGGCGTGTGGTCGAGCATGGCCGAGCGCGCCTCGCCGATCCGCTGCATTCATGTCAGCGAGCGGGGGCGGCTGGGCGCGACCCGGTTGCGTGCCGAGGAATTCGGCGAGGAGGCCATGGGGCATGTGATTCCCAATGCCTGGATGGGGCGTGTCCTGCATCGTCGGCTTGCCGAGCTGCCCCTGGCCTGGCATTGCCCGGCTCGGGTGGAAAGCATCCAGCCCCGGGCCGGCGGCCATTGGCTGGAGCTTTCCGATGGCGCCCGGCTCGAGGCCGGGCTGACGGTCCTGGCCGATGGCGGTCGGTCGGGGCTCAAGGAGCGCCTTGGCATCGAGAGTCGGGAACATCCCTATGAGCAGGCTGCCGTGATCGCCACGGTGGAGCTGGATCGCCCCCACGACGGCATGGCCTACGAGCGTTTCACGCCTTCCGGTCCGATCGCCCTGCTGCCCATGGCCGGACAGCGCATGGCGCTGGTCTGGACCTTTGCGGCCGGCGGCGAGCGGGGTGCCCTGGCACTGTCCGATGCCGATTTCCTGGCGCGCCTGCAGGCCTCCTTCGGGGATCGGGCGGGACGTTTCCGTCGGGTCGGCAAGCGCCACGCTTATCCGCTCTCGCTGGTC contains these protein-coding regions:
- the ubiH gene encoding 2-octaprenyl-6-methoxyphenyl hydroxylase; this encodes MSESISAEAPRRVDIAIVGGGLVGASLGAALAPLMRDRALSVAVIEAASVSDGLDAPWQPSFDARASAISRGTANHFDSLGVWSSMAERASPIRCIHVSERGRLGATRLRAEEFGEEAMGHVIPNAWMGRVLHRRLAELPLAWHCPARVESIQPRAGGHWLELSDGARLEAGLTVLADGGRSGLKERLGIESREHPYEQAAVIATVELDRPHDGMAYERFTPSGPIALLPMAGQRMALVWTFAAGGERGALALSDADFLARLQASFGDRAGRFRRVGKRHAYPLSLVTASETVRPGLAVMGNAAHALHPVAGQGFNLALRGVMDLVAAIEAGLARGDAPGEAATLNDFEARRSGDRDNVIRFSDGLVRLFGYDHPLLSHARAAGLVGLNLLGPLRRTLARRAMGMER